TCTTTCAGCCTGCCAATACTCGTTGATTAAGCATGAAGACGATCTGAACAAGGTATTTCCAAAAGTAGCAGAAAAAGGCCAGTCTATTGTAGTTGGCGCCCCCTTGTGTGCGGGTTTTCTGGCCGGAAAAGACCGTTATCTATACGATGGAACGTTTCCGGATGGCGTAAAAGAAAAACTATCAGCAATTAAAAAAGTAGCGGCCAATCATCAGGTAGACCTCCGGACAGCCGCACTACAATTTGCCGCTGCGCCTGATGTGGTTTCAGCCGTAATACCGGGCGCGCATACCGTACAACAGGCCCAGGAGAATGCGGCGTCCTTTACCGTGCAGATTCCGGTGGGCTTTTGGGAAGAGCTGAAGCAGGAGAACCTAATCGCGGCGAATGCGCCCGTGCCCGGAAACTAAGGCTGACAATAGGATTGTTGCCAAGACCTTCTCTCTTTTCTTCGTTAATCGGCCTTGATGCTTAACAATTACACTAATTTACCAGCAACCGCTCCCGAAAAGCTTTCGGGCTAAGCCCTTTTTGCTGTTTAAAGAATTTATTCAGATGGCTTTCGTCTGTAAAGCCCAGTTCCCTGACAATTTCGTTGATACGCTTATCGCTATGTTTAAGGCGATGTTCTATAAGCGAAAGTCTATAATTGCCTATATAAGACTGCATGGTTTCGCCGCAATGTTTTTTGAAGTACCGACCCAGATAATTCCGGGAAATACCAAAGTGTTTACAAACGTTTTCCGTACGGAATTTTTCCGGTTCGTAAATGTTAGCCTGGATATAGCTCAAGATTTCAACAATCTTTTCGTCCGAACTGCTATTGATTTTTTCAGGCAGGTATTTAGCAATATTCCTGGCCACAATCACAATCAGGGTATTGACCAACTGCCGTTTTACTTCC
This Olivibacter sp. SDN3 DNA region includes the following protein-coding sequences:
- a CDS encoding AraC family transcriptional regulator codes for the protein MYSENLYEPYSISFQTLNECPMREHTHSFFQLVYILSGTGKQCINQHKFDYQPGHLFLITPQDRHSFDVESTTQFFFLRFNDIYIKSKALQTEDVQRLEFILQNANHKPGCILKNQTDKILVRPIIEALIREAVNRDLYDREVKRQLVNTLIVIVARNIAKYLPEKINSSSDEKIVEILSYIQANIYEPEKFRTENVCKHFGISRNYLGRYFKKHCGETMQSYIGNYRLSLIEHRLKHSDKRINEIVRELGFTDESHLNKFFKQQKGLSPKAFRERLLVN